The genomic DNA TGACCAATCGATCGGTTCGGCCCCTTGGCTCGCCAGCAGCTCGTTGACCCTGCTGAAGGGTCGGCTGCCGAAGAAACCCCGGTCGGCGGACATCGGACTGGGGTGGGCAGAGGAAACAACCGGGACCTCGCCAAGGAGCGGTTGCGCGGTCTGGGCGTCTTTGCCCCACATGACCGCCACCAGCGGAGTCGAACGTCGGGCCAACGCGCTGATCGCCTGCGCGGTGACGGCCTCCCACCCCTTGCCGCGGTGTGATCCGGAGTTGCCTGCCTGAACCGTGAGGACTCGGTTGAGCAACATGACGCCCCGGTCGGCCCAAGCCCGTAGGTCACCATTGCCGGGGCGGGCAATTCCGAGGTCGCTGTGAAGTTCGCGGAAGATGTTCCCCAGGCTGCGCGGGATCGGCGTGACGTCCGGTCGCACCGAGAAGGACAACCCCATCGGATGGCCGGGCGTTGGGTACGGATCTTGGCCCACGATCAGGACTCGCACGTCAGTGAACGGTCGCTGGAACGCTGCGAAGATGTCCGGCCCCGACGGCAGGTATGGGCGGCCGGCCGCGACCTCAGCCCGCAGGAAGTCGCCCATGGCCGAGATGTCGGCAGCCACCGGGGTAAGTGCCTGTGCCCAGCCAGGATCCATGAGGTCGATCAATGGGCGTGCGGTCACAGTTGCGTCAAGGTCCCTGGACCGGATCAGGCTTGTGATCGAGCTTGGACAGCCCGTTCCAGGCGAGATTCACCAGGTGTGCAGCAACCTCTTCCTTCTTCGGTTTGCGAACATCGACCCACCATTGGCCGGTGAGGCCGACCATCCCCACCAGCATCTGCGCGTACATCGGTGCCCACTTCTTGGGGTATCCGCGGTCGTTGAACTGCTTGGCCAACGTTCCCTCAACCTTGTCCGCGATGTCCTGAATCGAACTCGCGAAGCTACCTGGCACCATCCCCGGCGGCGAGTCGCGGACCAGGATTCGGAACCCATCAGTCGAGGTTTCGATGTAGGTCAGCATTGCCAGCGCCGCCGATTCGAGCATCTCCCGTGGATTGTCTCCACCCATGGAGCTGTTGATGGTGCTGATCATCAGCGTCACCTCGCGGTCGACGATGACGGCATACAGGCCCTCTTTGCCACCGAAGTGCTCGTACACCACGGGCTTGGAGACGCCTGCCTTCGCGGCGATTTCCTCCACGCTGACTGCCTCAAAACCCTTGCTCGCGAACAGTTTGCGGCCAACAGCAACAAGTTGCTCCCGGCGTTCGGAGCCAGACATCCGTACCCGTGGCCTGACCGGTGGTCCGGTGGGTTCCCCGATCGAGCCCGGTTCGGCTGCTGTAGGTGTCGTCACGAGACGACAGTCTGCCCTGTCTGACGCGGCCGTGTTGCCCCGGAGCACGGACGCGGGTCGTCGGGGCACCCGCTGCCCCCTGCGGGCGCGCGAATAGTTGCGGTGGGCTTCCGGGCGCTGACCCACCGACCTATCCGGGCGCGCCCTAAGATGTGCGAGATCGAGTGGGAAGACAGTCCCCGTTGGTGTAATCGGCAACACAGCGGCCTTTGGAGCCGTTATTCGAGGTTCGAGTCCTCGGCGGGGAGCGCGGGATAGTGTCGGCGACGTGACTGAAACACTCGCTGCGAATCAGTTAGCTCCCGGACTCGTCGTCGTGCTCGCCGCCGGCGCGGGCACCCGAATGCGGTCTGCCACCGCCAAAGTGCTGCACCCCGTGTTGGGAAAGCCGATGCTCGGCCACGTGCTCGATGCGGTCGCCGAGACCGACCCAGGGATCGTCGCCGTCGTGGTCGGCCACCAACGCGAGCGGGTCGAGCAGTACGTCGCTGCGCAGTACCCGCAGGCTGTCATCGCAGTCCAAGACGAGCAGCACGGAACCGGCCACGCGGTTGCGTGCGCGCTGGCCGCCCTTGCCGCCGACGGGATCCAGATTCCGGCGGGTCCACTGGTCGTACTCGCTGGCGACACCCCGCTACTCACGGGCGACACGGTGCAAGCGCTCGTTGCCAGTCACACCGAGGCGGGTGCAGCCGTCACTGTGTTGTCTGCGATCGTGTCCGACCCCACTGGGTACGGCCGCATTGTGCGCGACGTCGATGGCACGGTCGCCGCCATTGTCGAGCAGCGCGACGCCACCCCTGCCGAACTGGCCATTGACGAGATCAACAGCGGAATGTTTGCCTTTGAACCAGCGGTCCTGACCGATGCGTTGACGCGGCTGACCACTGACAATTCCCAGGGTGAGCAGTATCTGACCGACGTGCTGGGGATCGCCCACTCCGATGGCCGCACGATCGGCTTCAGCCTGGCCCCCGGCGTGGACAACCCAGAGGTCCACGGCATCAACGACCGGGCCCAGCTTGCCGAAGCGAGCGCGATGTTGCGGGACCGGGTCAACTCCGCCCACCTGCGCGCTGGTGTCACGATTGTGGATCCGGCCACGACCTGGATCGAGGTCGGCGCCGCGTTGGAACCTGATTGCGTCATCGAGCGCAACACCAGCATTGACGCCGGCAGCTCGGTAGCCGCCGGTGCGGTGGTAGGACCGGACACGACTTTGATCGCGACGACGGTTGCCAGTGGTGGGCAGGTGCTGAAGAGCCATTGCGACGGCGCGGACATCGGTCAGAATGCCAATGTTGGTCCGTATAGCTATCTGCGACCGGGCGCAATCCTCGGCGAGGCCACCAAGGTCGGTGCGTACGTCGAGGTCAAGAAATCGACGATCGGACGCGGTAGCAAAGTGCCCCACCTGTCCTACGTCGGCGACGCGGAGATCGGCGAGGGAAGCAACATCGGCGCTGCGACGATATTTGCCAATTACGACGGCGTCGCCAAACACCGCACGAGCGTCGGCAACCATGTGCGCGTGGGCAGCGACACCATGCTGGTCGCACCCGTGACGGTCGGCGACGGCGCCTACACCGGTGCCGGATCTGTGGTCACCGAGGACGTGCCGGCGGGCGCGATTGCGGTCGGTCGATCCAGACAAGTCAACATCGAAGGCTGGGTTGGCAGGCGTCGCCCGGGCACGGAGTCGGCCAAGGCGGCTGCGGCGGCGCAAGATTCCGGGCAAAATGACTGATCTGCTGACCGACCCGAGTCAGGTCAGTCTCAATGGTTGGGAGACACTAACAATCGTGAACGCGGTGACACGTACCCCCGAAAGTCGGTTGATGCTATTCGGTGGGAGGTCCCACCCAGAGTTGGCGAACGCGGTGGCAGCCCAACTCGACACCGAAATCACGCCTATGAGCGCCTATGACTTCGCCAATGGCGAGATCTTCGTCCGCTTCCACGAGAGCGTCCGTGGCTGCGACGCCTACGTGATTCAGAGCCACTGCGAGAACATCAATACCGCCGTCATGGAGCAACTGATCATGGTCGATGCGCTCAAGCGTGCGTCGGCGGAACGGATCACCGTGATTGCCCCGTTCTACGGATATGCCCGCCAAGACAAGAAGCATCGGGGCCGCGAGCCCATTACCGCCCGGCTCATGGCGGACCTGTTCAAGGCCGCCGGTGCCCACCGACTCATGGCCGTCGACCTGCACACCTCGCAGATTCAGGGTTTCTTCGACGGCCCGGTCGACCACCTCTTCGCGTTGCCGATCCTGGCCGAGTACGTCGCGAGTCGGGTGGATCAAGACCGCATCACTGTCGTCTCACCAGACGCCGGTCGCGTCCGAGTCGCCGAGCGATGGACCGACGTGCTCAATGCCCCATTGGCGATCATCCACAAGCGGCGCGACCCCGACGTCGCCAACGAGGTCAAGGTCTTCGAGGTCGTCGGCGATGTCGAGGATCGAGTCTGCGTCCTGGTCGATGACATGATCGACACCGGCGGAACCATCACCAAGGCCGCTGACACCCTTTTTGATCAAGGCGCGTCGGAAGTGATCGTTGCTGCTACCCACGGTGTCCTCAGCGATCCAGCGACTGAGCGGATCAAGAATTCGCGGATTACCGAGGTCGTGGTCACCGACACCTTGCCGATCCCGAGTGAGCGCCGAATCGACAAGCTGACGGTCCTGCCGGTGGCGCCGATGATCGCCCAGGCAATCCACGAGGTCTTCACCGATGGTTCGGTGACGAGCCTCTTTGGCTCGGCGCACGGGTAGCCAGGTACTCTTTCAGGAGAGCATTCGCTCACCAACAGGCGAGGGCGTAGCGGGTTCGCCGCAGGCGCCGTTATCGACGACAGGAATACATCACTCATGTCCACCGTAAAAATTGACGCAGCCATCCGTTCCGATTTCGGCAAAGGGGCTGCTCGTCAGCTTCGTCGCCACGGTCGTATCCCTGCCGTTGTCTACGGCGGTGACATCGAGGTTCAGCACGTATCGCTGCCCGATCACGATCTGATGATGGCGCTCAAGCGTGCCCAGGTCATTCTCGAGATTGACCTCGACGGCAAGGCCACCAACGTTGCTCCCCGCCAAGTCCAGAAGGACCCCGTCCGTCAGGTCATCGAGCACGTCGACCTCGTTGTCCTCAGCGCCCAAGAAGTGCGCGAGCGCCTAGTCGTGGGCCAAGCTGTCGCGGCAGCCGAGGCACGTGCAGCTGAGGAAGAGCTCGACCCGGTCACGGTCACCATCGCGATGCGTGAGTTGCTCGACGAGGGCGTTGAGGTCGACGACGCAATCAACCAGGCCGTCG from Candidatus Nanopelagicales bacterium includes the following:
- a CDS encoding uracil-DNA glycosylase, with the protein product MTARPLIDLMDPGWAQALTPVAADISAMGDFLRAEVAAGRPYLPSGPDIFAAFQRPFTDVRVLIVGQDPYPTPGHPMGLSFSVRPDVTPIPRSLGNIFRELHSDLGIARPGNGDLRAWADRGVMLLNRVLTVQAGNSGSHRGKGWEAVTAQAISALARRSTPLVAVMWGKDAQTAQPLLGEVPVVSSAHPSPMSADRGFFGSRPFSRVNELLASQGAEPIDWSLPT
- a CDS encoding 50S ribosomal protein L25; this encodes MSTVKIDAAIRSDFGKGAARQLRRHGRIPAVVYGGDIEVQHVSLPDHDLMMALKRAQVILEIDLDGKATNVAPRQVQKDPVRQVIEHVDLVVLSAQEVRERLVVGQAVAAAEARAAEEELDPVTVTIAMRELLDEGVEVDDAINQAVEQVKEELAAQAAAAAAAAAAEDAAAEAEAESGEEASAEAGAGDEDSSEE
- a CDS encoding TetR/AcrR family transcriptional regulator, translated to MSGSERREQLVAVGRKLFASKGFEAVSVEEIAAKAGVSKPVVYEHFGGKEGLYAVIVDREVTLMISTINSSMGGDNPREMLESAALAMLTYIETSTDGFRILVRDSPPGMVPGSFASSIQDIADKVEGTLAKQFNDRGYPKKWAPMYAQMLVGMVGLTGQWWVDVRKPKKEEVAAHLVNLAWNGLSKLDHKPDPVQGP
- the glmU gene encoding bifunctional UDP-N-acetylglucosamine diphosphorylase/glucosamine-1-phosphate N-acetyltransferase GlmU; the encoded protein is MRSATAKVLHPVLGKPMLGHVLDAVAETDPGIVAVVVGHQRERVEQYVAAQYPQAVIAVQDEQHGTGHAVACALAALAADGIQIPAGPLVVLAGDTPLLTGDTVQALVASHTEAGAAVTVLSAIVSDPTGYGRIVRDVDGTVAAIVEQRDATPAELAIDEINSGMFAFEPAVLTDALTRLTTDNSQGEQYLTDVLGIAHSDGRTIGFSLAPGVDNPEVHGINDRAQLAEASAMLRDRVNSAHLRAGVTIVDPATTWIEVGAALEPDCVIERNTSIDAGSSVAAGAVVGPDTTLIATTVASGGQVLKSHCDGADIGQNANVGPYSYLRPGAILGEATKVGAYVEVKKSTIGRGSKVPHLSYVGDAEIGEGSNIGAATIFANYDGVAKHRTSVGNHVRVGSDTMLVAPVTVGDGAYTGAGSVVTEDVPAGAIAVGRSRQVNIEGWVGRRRPGTESAKAAAAAQDSGQND
- a CDS encoding ribose-phosphate diphosphokinase; protein product: MVNAVTRTPESRLMLFGGRSHPELANAVAAQLDTEITPMSAYDFANGEIFVRFHESVRGCDAYVIQSHCENINTAVMEQLIMVDALKRASAERITVIAPFYGYARQDKKHRGREPITARLMADLFKAAGAHRLMAVDLHTSQIQGFFDGPVDHLFALPILAEYVASRVDQDRITVVSPDAGRVRVAERWTDVLNAPLAIIHKRRDPDVANEVKVFEVVGDVEDRVCVLVDDMIDTGGTITKAADTLFDQGASEVIVAATHGVLSDPATERIKNSRITEVVVTDTLPIPSERRIDKLTVLPVAPMIAQAIHEVFTDGSVTSLFGSAHG